From Paenibacillus physcomitrellae, the proteins below share one genomic window:
- the hpf gene encoding ribosome hibernation-promoting factor, HPF/YfiA family produces MLNISVRGQQIEVTDALRDYVSKKLTRLEKYFDAPPTSDGTATLSVAKGVHTVEVTIPLPGMLLRAEHKSDDMYGSIDAVVDKLERQIRKYKTKVNRRRQEGIKGLVVEEPVDAPMLADLESDGEEYNGLEVVRTKRFTLKPMDVEEAILQMDLLGHSFFVFSNIDSRNVNVVYKRNDGRYGLIAQD; encoded by the coding sequence ATGCTAAATATAAGTGTTCGAGGTCAACAGATTGAAGTGACTGATGCTTTGCGTGATTACGTGAGCAAGAAGTTAACCCGGCTAGAGAAATACTTTGATGCACCCCCCACTTCTGATGGAACAGCTACGCTGAGCGTTGCGAAAGGCGTACACACGGTTGAGGTTACAATCCCGCTCCCGGGCATGCTGCTTCGGGCGGAACACAAGAGCGATGATATGTATGGCTCCATTGATGCCGTCGTGGACAAGCTGGAACGTCAGATACGCAAATACAAAACGAAGGTGAACCGCAGACGTCAGGAAGGCATTAAAGGCCTGGTGGTCGAGGAACCGGTGGATGCTCCTATGCTCGCCGATTTGGAGAGTGATGGTGAGGAGTACAACGGTCTTGAGGTTGTCCGGACGAAACGGTTTACACTGAAGCCGATGGACGTGGAAGAAGCTATTCTGCAGATGGATCTGCTCGGACACAGTTTCTTCGTCTTCTCCAACATTGATTCGAGAAATGTCAACGTGGTGTACAAACGAAACGACGGCAGATACGGATTAATTGCCCAGGACTAA
- a CDS encoding cold shock domain-containing protein: MQGKVKWFNAEKGYGFIETSEGGDVFVHFSAIQSEGFKTLEEGQDVEFDIVEGARGPQAANVIKL; the protein is encoded by the coding sequence ATGCAAGGTAAAGTTAAATGGTTTAATGCAGAGAAGGGTTATGGCTTCATCGAAACTTCCGAAGGTGGAGACGTATTCGTTCACTTCTCCGCTATCCAATCAGAAGGCTTCAAAACGCTCGAAGAAGGACAAGATGTAGAATTCGACATCGTCGAAGGAGCACGCGGACCGCAAGCGGCTAACGTTATCAAATTATAA